The following coding sequences lie in one Silene latifolia isolate original U9 population chromosome 5, ASM4854445v1, whole genome shotgun sequence genomic window:
- the LOC141655276 gene encoding uncharacterized protein LOC141655276: MSLICYNCRGLGNDPAVVRVRGLLRREIPEVVILMETKLSAGEMRSVISRLDGYDGSCADSVGRSAGMAVLWRDGIDVEVVSSTAHHIDVKIKGLFGIDVWRLTGFYGWSKHEDKWSSWQLLRELKPLSNLPWVVIGDFNEILYEHEKSGGAPREQSVMDAFREAMDESGLIDIGFCGSPYTWWNRRGEPNAVFERLDRALVTTSFVKQCPTVMLHHLDFDKSNHAPIKLALYRPPRSIKARRFKFEDMWAKNESCEGVVREAWGDEGEDLDSQHKAKLTNCSDKLLVWSRAEFGDLRKKVEDKRKRLMFLDSCVPSEEVVREMRETCTQLDELMMAEET; encoded by the coding sequence ATGAGTTTGATATGTTACAACTGTCGGGGGCTAGGCAACGACCCGGCAGTTGTTAGGGTTAGGGGGTTGCTACGGAGGGAAATACCAGAGGTGGTTATTCTGATGGAGACTAAGTTAAGTGCGGGGGAAATGAGGAGTGTTATTTCAAGGCTAGATGGGTACGATGGCAGCTGTGCGGACTCGGTGGGGCGATCTGCGGGTATGGCGGTTTTGTGGAGGGATGGCATTGATGTGGAGGTTGTGTCCTCTACAGCTCACCATATCGATGTTAAGATAAAAGGTCTATTTGGTATTGATGTTTGGAGACTAACAGGATTTTATGGATGGTCGAAGCACGAGGACAAATGGAGTTCTTGGCAACTTCTAAGAGAGCTCAAGCCACTGTCAAATTTACCATGGGTAGTAATAGGCGACTTCAATGAAATCCTTTATGAACACGAGAAATCGGGTGGAGCTCCCAGAGAGCAGAGCGTTATGGATGCGTTCAGAGAAGCCATGGATGAGAGTGGACTGATCGATATTGGTTTTTGTGGTAGCCCGTATACGTGGTGGAACAGAAGGGGCGAACCTAATGCAGTTTTTGAACGGTTGGACCGAGCGCTTGTTACTACATCTTTTGTTAAGCAATGCCCGACTGTCATGCTACATCATTTGGACTTTGACAAATCAAACCACGCACCCATAAAGCTTGCTCTATATAGGCCACCGAGAAGTATAAAAGCCAGGCGTTTCAAATTCGAAGATATGTGGGCAAAGAACGAGAGCTGCGAGGGGGTAGTGCGTGAAGCATGGGGTGATGAGGGGGAGGATTTGGACAGCCAACACAAAGCAAAGCTTACAAACTGTTCGGATAAATTACTAGTTTGGAGTAGGGCAGAATTTGGTGACTTGCGGAAGAAGGTGGAGGACAAAAGGAAAAGGCTGATGTTCTTAGACTCTTGTGTGCCATCAGAGGAAGTGGTGAGGGAGATGAGAGAGACATGCACTCAGTTGGACGAATTAATGATGGCTGAGGAAACGTGA